A genomic stretch from Solanum stenotomum isolate F172 chromosome 8, ASM1918654v1, whole genome shotgun sequence includes:
- the LOC125874133 gene encoding CBL-interacting protein kinase 2-like encodes MANKGSILMERYEVGRLLGQGTFAKVYYARNIKTGQSVAIKVIDKEKVLRVGLMNQIKREISVMKLVRHPNIVHLYEVMATKTKIYFIMEYCKGGELFNKVLKGRLKEDAARKYFQQLINAVDFCHSRGVYHRDLKPENLLLDDDENLKISDFGLSALVESKHQDGLLHTTCGTPAYVAPEVINRRGYDGTKADIWSCGVVLYVLLAGYLPFQDSNLMEMYRKIGKAEYKCPSWFPPEARRLLSRMLDPNPSSRISLAKIRASSWFRRGISTFSKSTVVDEVSTDLASANTEDKQEVASIPKLNAFDIISLYAKFDLSRLFEEPCLKKETKFTSRKTASVIISKLENIAKHLKLKVCKRDAGLLRFEGTKEGKKGTLSIDVEIFEVVEAFHLVEMKKSNGDTLEYQQILNKGLRPGLQDIVWTWQEEQQLPQQSEDQLHEQPPNNQLQQEQHLDNQQQPPEQQQLLLQNHLIQQEQLP; translated from the coding sequence atggcCAATAAAGGAAGCATACTGATGGAGCGCTATGAAGTGGGCAGATTATTAGGTCAAGGTACATTTGCTAAGGTTTACTATGCGAGGAATATCAAAACCGGACAGAGTGTTGCCATCAAAGTCATAGACAAGGAAAAAGTTCTCAGGGTCGGGCTCATGAATCAGATCAAACGGGAGATATCTGTTATGAAGCTAGTCAGACATCCAAATATTGTGCATCTTTACGAGGTCATGGCGACAAAAACCAAGATATACTTTATCATGGAATATTGTAAAGGAGGTGAGCTCTTTAACAAGGTACTTAAGGGAAGGCTAAAAGAGGACGCCGCACGGAAATATTTTCAGCAGTTGATAAATGCTGTAGATTTCTGCCATAGTAGGGGTGTCTATCACCGGGATTTGAAACCTGAAAACTTGCTGTTAGATGACgatgaaaacttaaaaatttcagattttggtTTAAGTGCTCTAGTTGAGTCAAAGCACCAAGACGGACTTCTCCACACGACTTGTGGGACTCCAGCTTATGTTGCTCCGGAGGTGATTAACAGAAGAGGCTATGATGGGACTAAGGCTGATATTTGGTCGTGTGGGGTTGTCCTATACGTTTTGTTGGCGGGTTATCTTCCATTTCAAGACTCAAATTTGATGGAGATGTATAGGAAGATTGGGAAAGCTGAATACAAATGTCCGAGTTGGTTTCCACCAGAAGCCCGACGTCTACTTTCAAGAATGTTGGATCCTAAtccaagttcaagaatttcCCTTGCAAAAATTAGAGCAAGTTCGTGGTTCCGGAGGGGAATTTCAACTTTCTCTAAATCTACAGTAGTAGACGAAGTAAGCACGGATTTAGCTTCAGCAAATACAGAGGACAAGCAAGAAGTGGCTTCGATTCCAAAGTTGAATGCATTTGATATCATTTCCCTTTATGCTAAGTTTGATTTATCCAGATTGTTCGAGGAACCTTGTTTAAAGAAAGAAACTAAATTCACATCTCGGAAAACTGCATCAGTGATCATATCGAAGCTCGAAAATATTGCTAAGCATCTCAAGCTGAAAGTTTGCAAAAGGGATGCAGGATTACTGAGGTTCGAAGgaacaaaagaaggaaaaaagggAACTTTGAGCATTGACGTGGAGATCTTTGAGGTCGTTGAAGCTTTTCATTTGGTGGAAATGAAAAAATCAAATGGGGATACATTGGAATACCAACAGATATTGAACAAAGGCCTAAGACCGGGTCTTCAAGATATCGTTTGGACTTGGCAAGAAGAGCAGCAGCTGCCTCAGCAGTCGGAAGACCAGCTTCACGAGCAGCCACCAAATAATCAACTTCAGCAGGAACAACATTTAGATAACCAGCAACAACCTCCGGAGCAGCAGCAACTGCTACTCCAAAACCATCTGATACAGCAAGAGCAGTTACCTTGA
- the LOC125874162 gene encoding uncharacterized protein LOC125874162, producing the protein MQNLKITIDLPHIKPIKKKSDEKLYHEKEYQDQSSVSNLQNDDQFLSRKSPSSMNNKLSNVEVYYGNAPLAVPFKWESQPGTPKVKIIESPLPPLTPPPSFLEKKMKNAIKKQTKGKFLQRLFFFPKLTILRKSQLQPSPTSSSSSSSLSSSSFSSPPRCWSYSVPASPCKVKSNF; encoded by the coding sequence ATGCAAAATCTCAAAATTACAATAGATCTTCCCCATATCAAGCCAATCAAAAAGAAATCAGATGAAAAGTTATATCACGAAAAGGAGTATCAAGATCAAAGTTCTGTCTCGAATCTACAAAATGATGATCAATTTCTGTCTCGAAAGTCGCCCTCTTCAATGAACAACAAGTTGTCCAATGTTGAAGTGTATTATGGAAATGCACCATTGGCTGTTCCATTTAAGTGGGAATCTCAACCAGGAACACCAAAAGTCAAGATTATTGAAAGTCCACTTCCTCCTCTTACTCCTCCACCATCATTTCTtgagaaaaagatgaaaaatgccATAAAAAAGCAAACAAAGGGTAAATTTTTACAAagactttttttctttcccaAATTAACTATCTTGAGAAAAAGTCAACTACAACCGTCTCCAACTAGTTCTTCATCATCGTCATCATTGTCATCATCGTCATTTTCTTCACCGCCTAGGTGTTGGTCATATTCTGTTCCTGCATCTCCGTGCAAAGTCAAATCTAATTTCTAA
- the LOC125874134 gene encoding CBL-interacting serine/threonine-protein kinase 11-like translates to MALFSSSETTIFNKYELGKLLGCGAFAKVYHARDIKDGRSVAIKIINKTRVSNAILMANIKREISIMRLLRHPHIVKLDEVLATKTKIYFVMEFVKGGELFAKIAKSGKFSEDQSRKIFQQLISAVRYCHSRGVYHRDLKPENLLIDENGDLKVSDFGLSALTEQVQQDGLLHTLCGTPSYVAPDVLTKKGYDGAKADIWTCGIILFVLNAGYLPFHDSNLMGMYHKIINGEYKCPKWMSSELKRFLRRLLDTNPMTRITIEEIMNDPWFKKGLKRVKFCEEDGKPHRRIQNSDSIGQDEPSAEIEEVKEGDDKNKNSYLNAFDIISFSMGLDLSGLLNDGFNPLEDFERLVVEGSLEIVMEKVEEMAKKENMRLKKKKEWGIELKKGKLIMNMEIYKVIDGFVVVEVRRKVGDIDMYKEILKNNMKPVILGQQPMEVLISTEVDP, encoded by the exons ATGGCCTTATTCTCTTCTTCTGAAACCACAATATTCAACAAATACGAGCTAGGAAAACTCCTAGGATGTGGCGCATTTGCCAAAGTGTACCACGCTAGGGACATCAAAGATGGCCGTAGCGTGGCgattaaaattattaacaaaACAAGAGTTAGTAACGCGATTTTAATGGCGAATATCAAACGTGAGATCTCAATTATGAGACTTCTACGACACCCACATATCGTCAAACTTGACGAAGTGTTGGCTACCAAGACGAAGATCTACTTCGTCATGGAATTTGTTAAAGGAGGCGAATTGTTCGCCAAAATTGctaaatctggaaaattttccGAAGATCAAAGTCGGAAAATTTTCCAGCAACTCATTTCTGCTGTTCGTTATTGTCATTCTCGAGGTGTGTACCATCGTGATTTGAAGCCAGAAAATTTACTTATTGATGAAAATGGTGATTTGAAAGTTTCTGATTTTGGGCTAAGTGCGTTAACGGAACAAGTACAACAAGATGGGTTGTTACACACGCTTTGTGGGACCCCATCTTACGTGGCACCAGATGTTTTAACAAAAAAAGGATATGATGGAGCTAAG GCGGACATTTGGACATGTGGAATCATCTTGTTTGTGTTAAATGCTGGATATTTGCCATTTCATGATTCAAATCTTATGGGGATGTACCATAAGATTATCAATGGAGAATACAAGTGTCCAAAATGGATGTCATCCGAGTTAAAACGATTTTTACGTAGACTTCTTGATACAAATCCAATGACAAGAATAACCattgaagaaatcatgaatgATCCTTGGTTTAAGAAAGGCTTGAAACGCGTTAAATTCTGTGAGGAGGACGGTAAGCCTCATAGACGAATTCAGAATTCAGATTCGATAGGTCAAGATGAGCCTAGCGCGGAAATAGAAGAGGTCAAGGAGGGAGATGACAAGAACAAGAATTCTTATTTGAATGCTTTTGATATAATTTCATTCTCTATGGGATTAGACCTCTCAGGATTGTTAAATGACGGTTTTAACCCTTTAGAGGATTTCGAACGATTAGTTGTTGAAGGGTCATTGGAGATAGTAATGGAGAAGGTAGAAGAAATGGCAAAGAAGGAGAATATGaggttaaagaagaaaaaagaatggGGAATAGAGTTGAAGAAAGGTAAATTGATTATGAACATGGAAATTTACAAAGTGATAgatgggtttgttgttgttgaggttCGTCGAAAAGTCGGTGATATTGATATGTATAAAGAAATACTGAAGAATAACATGAAGCCAGTAATTCTCGGCCAACAGCCAATGGAAGTACTGATTTCGACAGAGGTGGATCCATAA